In Anaerolineales bacterium, one DNA window encodes the following:
- a CDS encoding alpha/beta fold hydrolase, translated as MDLKSLTMPGAEPFLFPGDSKRNGVLLIHGFTGSPAAMRGLGKYLNETQGYTTLGIRLPGHGTQVDDLRRPTWRDWLVAVEDGLNLLRGMSDRIYVAGLSMGGVLTLIAGNRYEVHGVAALSTPYGLTGDWRVRFMRPLSLFVPKFKKPAAVGNRAETSYAYFVPHAIAEAAELAKLMQTGLPKINVPVLLIQSHGDKVIEPNALDLLSERLVTPHKETLWLEKSGHVITLDQEREIVYRKVADFFTTRPKGF; from the coding sequence GTGGACCTAAAATCCCTGACCATGCCAGGCGCAGAGCCGTTTCTGTTTCCCGGCGATTCCAAACGCAATGGCGTTTTGCTGATTCACGGTTTTACCGGCTCTCCCGCCGCCATGCGCGGACTCGGAAAATATTTGAACGAAACGCAAGGCTACACCACGCTTGGCATCCGCCTGCCCGGACATGGCACGCAGGTGGACGACCTGCGCCGCCCCACCTGGCGCGACTGGTTGGTCGCTGTAGAGGACGGCTTGAATCTATTGCGAGGTATGAGCGATCGAATTTATGTCGCCGGTCTCTCCATGGGCGGAGTCCTAACCCTGATCGCGGGCAACCGCTATGAAGTCCATGGTGTGGCGGCGCTATCCACGCCCTACGGGTTGACCGGCGACTGGCGCGTCCGCTTCATGCGGCCCCTCAGCCTGTTCGTTCCAAAATTCAAAAAACCTGCCGCGGTGGGCAATCGCGCCGAAACTTCCTACGCCTATTTTGTCCCTCATGCCATCGCCGAAGCCGCAGAGCTGGCGAAACTCATGCAGACTGGGCTGCCGAAAATCAACGTGCCTGTGCTGTTGATCCAGTCGCACGGCGACAAGGTGATCGAACCCAACGCATTGGATTTGTTGAGCGAGCGTCTGGTCACGCCGCACAAGGAAACGCTCTGGCTCGAAAAAAGCGGACACGTGATCACGTTGGATCAAGAACGTGAAATCGTGTATCGCAAAGTAGCCGACTTTTTTACCACCAGACCTAAAGGTTTTTGA
- a CDS encoding LacI family DNA-binding transcriptional regulator: MVTIKDVARLSGVSIKTVSRVVNNLAEISPETRKKVQQAILELGYQPNTTARNLVNGQTNTVGVIIPHSADYIFTHPFFTQVLQGIAEELSANNFNLLLHLAHDKAPYASLYSQRKVDGLILMSIPIGDPNLQGLEENGVPCVCTCRISETNNSTSWVDADFAGGVEQAIEHLISLRHRRIALLAGPMSLVSVRLRALGYRNALQKHGLPAADGYILEGDFTSESGHALAAKAMKDPNPPSALICGDDMMAFGAMQALKELGYGVPEDVSVIGFDDISLARFSSPPLTTIRQDTYEKGRKAAETLLAFMRDKQNATPRQIMLETSLITRNSTASAKN, translated from the coding sequence ATGGTAACAATCAAAGATGTAGCTAGGCTTTCGGGCGTTTCCATCAAGACGGTTTCCAGAGTGGTAAATAACCTGGCAGAAATCTCTCCCGAAACCCGGAAAAAAGTCCAACAGGCAATTTTAGAGTTAGGCTATCAGCCGAATACAACCGCGCGCAATCTGGTCAACGGGCAAACCAACACGGTTGGCGTGATCATTCCCCACTCTGCAGATTACATTTTTACGCACCCATTCTTTACACAAGTATTGCAAGGCATTGCCGAAGAGCTCAGTGCGAACAATTTTAATTTGCTCCTCCATCTTGCCCACGATAAAGCGCCGTACGCAAGCCTATACTCTCAGCGAAAAGTGGATGGGCTGATTCTGATGAGCATCCCGATCGGGGACCCCAATCTTCAGGGGCTGGAGGAGAATGGTGTGCCCTGCGTTTGTACCTGCCGCATTTCTGAGACGAACAATTCGACCAGTTGGGTGGATGCGGATTTTGCAGGCGGCGTCGAACAGGCGATCGAACATTTAATCTCGCTTAGGCATCGCCGCATCGCGCTTCTGGCAGGACCAATGAGTCTGGTCTCTGTGCGCTTACGCGCGCTGGGATACCGTAATGCGCTGCAAAAACACGGACTTCCTGCGGCAGACGGGTATATCCTGGAAGGAGATTTCACTTCGGAATCGGGGCATGCGCTGGCAGCCAAAGCCATGAAAGACCCCAATCCCCCCAGCGCCCTCATCTGTGGCGACGATATGATGGCGTTTGGCGCGATGCAGGCTTTGAAGGAACTGGGGTATGGCGTGCCTGAAGATGTTTCCGTCATTGGGTTCGACGATATCAGCCTGGCGCGCTTTTCCAGCCCGCCGCTGACAACGATTCGGCAGGATACCTACGAAAAAGGACGAAAGGCCGCCGAGACTCTACTGGCTTTCATGCGAGACAAGCAAAACGCGACCCCAAGGCAAATTATGTTGGAGACATCCCTCATTACCAGGAACTCCACGGCGTCTGCGAAAAATTGA
- a CDS encoding carbohydrate ABC transporter permease, translating to MKKFSMEPFFRHGFLMLVVAFTLIPIFFTLATSLKLFRDIISGSLWFTPTLVNYQRLFDPAQSNFLRLTANSLIIATGTMAIVLVIASLAAYSLSRFPWRPLWSGLLLGTILFIHMLPPVTFLGPFYLIARSLNIYDTVLAVMMGQIVLNLPTATWILLDFFADIPKELEEAAMVDGANRFQSLTQVLIPIIQPGIAAAGALAFIFSWRDFLFALTLTSTPRGMTIPVGIAGFVTEYSIRYGEMAAGAFFAMVPALLMVAFAQRYIIKGLTLGALKG from the coding sequence ATGAAAAAATTTTCAATGGAACCATTTTTTCGGCATGGCTTTCTGATGCTGGTGGTCGCCTTCACCCTGATCCCGATTTTTTTTACACTGGCGACCTCGCTTAAATTGTTTCGCGACATTATCTCCGGTTCACTGTGGTTTACGCCCACACTGGTCAACTACCAGAGGTTATTCGATCCCGCCCAAAGTAATTTTTTGCGTCTGACTGCCAACAGCCTGATCATCGCTACTGGAACAATGGCCATTGTGTTGGTGATTGCCAGCCTGGCGGCGTACAGCCTGAGCCGTTTCCCCTGGCGTCCCTTGTGGAGCGGACTCCTGCTTGGAACCATTCTGTTCATTCACATGCTTCCGCCAGTTACGTTCCTCGGTCCGTTTTATTTGATCGCCCGTTCCCTCAATATTTATGATACGGTACTGGCGGTTATGATGGGACAAATTGTTTTGAACCTGCCCACCGCCACCTGGATTTTGCTGGACTTCTTCGCGGATATCCCCAAAGAATTGGAGGAAGCCGCCATGGTGGACGGCGCCAACCGCTTCCAATCCCTGACCCAGGTGCTGATCCCGATTATTCAGCCGGGGATTGCCGCTGCGGGTGCGCTGGCGTTCATCTTCTCCTGGCGCGATTTTCTCTTTGCGCTCACGTTGACCAGCACGCCGCGCGGCATGACCATCCCGGTCGGTATCGCCGGCTTTGTGACCGAATACAGCATCCGCTACGGAGAAATGGCAGCCGGCGCATTCTTCGCCATGGTCCCCGCCCTGCTGATGGTGGCTTTTGCCCAGCGTTATATCATCAAAGGACTTACCCTCGGTGCCTTGAAAGGGTAA
- a CDS encoding extracellular solute-binding protein, translated as MNVHLMKKAQGGLFLTLSLLVVFSFLLAACGPAATTEAPAPTQAATEESPTEAAAPTATEEPKPLPPITILINESPWLAGFEALVNKYVEETGNQVNLNRTPFPGMLEKSRNAVQASESEFDILTLNEQWYMQFYADGLVTPIKEIDPNFELDPQVIEYEWATRWDPELGYSSENGEIYGLPINGNIMLFFYRKDLFEARGLAAPQTWADVEAAAEALQDAPNMYGYVIRTNPPNWEFQGFLAGYGGKLITLDEKTGEWEVTINQEAGQKALATWLKLGTTYGPPNYADIGQPDMASLMMAGNAAQFVLVGASASDFDNAEKSFVVGNVGATVLPGEMAGSNATMSGIWVMGVPHNLPDERKQAALAFLNWALTKDAQLFYAQAGAIPVRQDVYEEMSSDPTRGWWMKAMADSTPFIHAQPRLAETPQIIEVVDRRLKQAVAGEITAEQALAEAAKEIHKILTDAGYKVKPLAE; from the coding sequence ATGAACGTCCATTTGATGAAAAAGGCGCAAGGCGGTCTTTTTTTGACCCTTAGCCTGCTGGTTGTTTTCTCGTTCCTGCTTGCCGCTTGCGGACCCGCTGCAACGACAGAAGCGCCGGCGCCCACCCAGGCGGCAACCGAAGAATCTCCCACAGAGGCTGCGGCTCCCACCGCGACGGAAGAGCCCAAGCCCCTGCCCCCCATTACCATCCTCATCAACGAATCACCCTGGCTGGCGGGCTTCGAAGCGCTGGTCAACAAATATGTGGAAGAGACCGGCAACCAAGTCAATTTGAACCGCACACCTTTCCCCGGCATGTTGGAGAAGTCGCGCAACGCGGTGCAAGCCTCGGAGAGCGAGTTCGACATCCTCACGTTGAACGAGCAGTGGTACATGCAGTTCTATGCCGACGGGCTGGTGACACCCATCAAGGAAATTGACCCGAACTTCGAACTCGACCCGCAGGTCATCGAATACGAGTGGGCCACCCGCTGGGATCCAGAATTAGGCTATTCTTCTGAGAACGGCGAGATCTACGGCCTGCCAATCAACGGTAATATTATGCTCTTCTTCTACCGTAAGGACCTGTTTGAGGCAAGGGGACTTGCCGCTCCGCAGACCTGGGCAGATGTGGAAGCCGCAGCAGAGGCTCTTCAGGACGCCCCCAATATGTACGGCTATGTCATTCGCACCAACCCGCCCAACTGGGAGTTCCAAGGTTTCCTGGCTGGCTATGGTGGCAAATTGATCACATTGGACGAGAAAACCGGCGAATGGGAAGTCACTATTAACCAAGAAGCTGGACAGAAAGCGTTGGCTACCTGGTTGAAACTGGGAACAACATACGGGCCGCCTAACTATGCTGACATTGGTCAGCCAGATATGGCCAGCTTGATGATGGCTGGTAATGCGGCGCAATTTGTCCTGGTGGGCGCCTCTGCCTCTGATTTTGACAACGCAGAGAAATCTTTCGTCGTAGGCAATGTAGGCGCAACCGTTTTACCCGGCGAGATGGCTGGCTCAAACGCTACCATGTCCGGTATCTGGGTGATGGGTGTTCCACACAACCTGCCTGATGAACGCAAACAAGCCGCACTTGCCTTCCTGAACTGGGCATTGACCAAGGATGCGCAGTTGTTCTACGCGCAGGCTGGCGCCATTCCGGTGCGCCAGGACGTGTACGAGGAAATGTCAAGCGACCCAACGCGGGGCTGGTGGATGAAAGCCATGGCAGACAGCACGCCCTTCATCCATGCCCAGCCGCGCCTGGCCGAGACGCCCCAGATCATTGAGGTTGTTGACCGCCGCCTAAAGCAGGCGGTGGCTGGCGAAATCACGGCGGAACAGGCCCTTGCGGAAGCCGCAAAGGAAATTCACAAAATCCTGACGGACGCGGGTTACAAGGTCAAGCCGCTGGCTGAGTAG
- a CDS encoding sugar ABC transporter permease has product MQSSLDSSHPQKPPNLPLRLGNFVDRTFQYWTVAPLVIVLLLLVAYPTLQLLRMSVSEVDIVKGEVVWEVVGLKHLETALQDQLVPIALRNTLVFVVAVVVIETFLALVISILVSRSKHLVGLYRTVLLIPLLVPPIAIGTMWRLMYDYNYGFINQALKLFGVIAVPTWTADPQLAMPSVVLVDLWHWTSFMFLILLAGLESMPQEVNEAARVDGASEFQILRYITLPLLRPTLITAIMLRTIFAFKVFDEIFLLTGGGPGTATEVISLYIYDVFSGQFRLGYASFLALGLSVIISVFVISYRRLGRRAA; this is encoded by the coding sequence ATGCAGTCTTCCCTCGATTCCTCCCACCCCCAAAAACCGCCGAATCTGCCTCTGCGCCTGGGCAATTTTGTAGACCGCACCTTTCAGTATTGGACTGTCGCGCCGCTGGTTATAGTCCTACTCCTGCTGGTGGCATATCCCACCCTTCAACTACTCCGCATGAGCGTTTCGGAGGTGGATATTGTCAAAGGGGAGGTGGTGTGGGAAGTTGTCGGCTTGAAACACCTGGAAACGGCGTTGCAAGACCAGCTCGTGCCGATAGCGTTGCGGAATACCCTCGTCTTTGTCGTAGCGGTGGTTGTCATCGAGACGTTTCTGGCGTTGGTCATTTCCATCCTGGTTAGCCGCAGCAAACATCTGGTTGGTTTATATCGTACCGTGCTGCTTATCCCGCTGTTGGTTCCGCCCATCGCCATCGGCACCATGTGGCGGCTGATGTATGACTACAATTACGGCTTTATTAACCAGGCGTTGAAATTATTTGGCGTTATCGCCGTCCCCACATGGACCGCTGACCCGCAACTGGCAATGCCTTCTGTGGTTCTGGTGGATTTATGGCACTGGACCAGTTTTATGTTCCTCATTCTTCTGGCGGGGTTGGAATCCATGCCGCAGGAGGTTAACGAAGCCGCGCGCGTGGACGGCGCCTCCGAATTTCAGATCCTGCGCTACATCACCCTTCCGCTCCTGCGCCCGACCCTGATTACGGCAATCATGCTGCGAACCATTTTTGCCTTTAAGGTCTTCGATGAAATTTTCCTGTTGACCGGCGGCGGACCTGGCACCGCGACCGAGGTCATCAGTTTATACATCTACGATGTATTTTCGGGTCAGTTCAGATTGGGGTACGCCTCTTTCCTGGCATTGGGGCTGTCTGTCATTATCTCGGTCTTTGTCATTTCCTATCGGCGTCTCGGACGACGCGCCGCATAA
- a CDS encoding DUF2270 domain-containing protein yields the protein MTDSNPAPEKNTPPPDESVWSYRGYHLRSSEFTTAMVHFYRAEIQRSNTWRMRLDNTTNWAVITTSAAVSFALSSPQNHYGVIILNSLLVTIFLWIEARRYRYYELWSLRTRLMETDFFAAMLVPPFTPHPEWAENLAESLLTPEFPISMWEAFGRRFRRNYFWIFMVLNAAWAFKIYLHPTPALTWADFVSRVSIGSISGEVMITLGLVFNSLLILAGILTAGLTQASGEVLPKFEGMPVFRGLWRSMEVHEEHNHHPEKTETSSPRRRRQQLLAIIITTKPREVADQIIKEMRRGATSLHGQGMYSNTEREVLLVALTVTETAHLKALVQAQDSGAFVIVMPAQEVLGRGFKPLKM from the coding sequence GTGACAGATTCCAACCCCGCTCCCGAAAAGAATACGCCTCCGCCGGACGAATCGGTCTGGTCTTATCGCGGCTATCACCTGCGTTCGTCCGAGTTTACAACGGCGATGGTGCATTTTTACCGCGCCGAGATTCAGCGTTCCAACACCTGGCGGATGCGCCTGGACAACACCACCAACTGGGCGGTCATCACTACCAGTGCGGCCGTCTCGTTTGCCTTATCTTCGCCTCAAAATCATTATGGCGTGATCATCCTGAACAGCCTGCTGGTGACGATCTTCCTTTGGATCGAAGCGCGCCGTTATCGTTATTATGAACTATGGAGTCTCCGCACCCGCCTGATGGAGACGGATTTCTTCGCCGCCATGCTCGTTCCACCTTTTACGCCTCACCCGGAATGGGCGGAAAACCTGGCGGAATCTTTACTCACTCCTGAATTTCCAATCAGCATGTGGGAAGCCTTCGGGCGGCGTTTCCGCCGCAATTACTTCTGGATATTCATGGTGTTAAATGCGGCTTGGGCATTCAAAATCTACCTGCACCCCACCCCCGCCCTCACTTGGGCAGATTTTGTCAGCCGTGTGTCAATAGGCAGTATCTCCGGCGAGGTGATGATTACGCTGGGGTTGGTCTTCAACAGTCTATTAATCTTAGCGGGCATTCTCACTGCCGGGCTGACGCAAGCCAGCGGCGAAGTGCTGCCGAAATTCGAGGGGATGCCGGTCTTCCGCGGACTGTGGCGCAGTATGGAAGTCCACGAAGAGCATAATCATCATCCTGAAAAAACAGAAACAAGCTCGCCGCGTCGCCGACGGCAGCAGTTGCTGGCCATAATTATCACCACCAAGCCGCGCGAAGTCGCCGACCAGATTATCAAGGAAATGCGGCGCGGAGCCACCTCCCTGCATGGGCAGGGGATGTACTCCAATACAGAACGCGAAGTGCTTCTGGTTGCTCTGACCGTAACCGAGACTGCCCACCTCAAGGCTCTGGTGCAGGCGCAGGATTCCGGCGCTTTTGTCATTGTGATGCCAGCCCAGGAAGTACTGGGACGTGGCTTTAAACCCCTGAAAATGTAA